In one uncultured Methanoregula sp. genomic region, the following are encoded:
- a CDS encoding PKD domain-containing protein: MSTAPVAAITPAAIATSTPAPEFPAISFSGTPISGTAPLNVQFEVSTSGSPTSWSWDFGDGGSSTERDPSYSYVIPGTYTVTLTAKYPYGNKPVTKSSYITVTAGSHSTSSPIPPLIPLGAIGIAGFILIAGRKRL; this comes from the coding sequence GTGAGCACTGCACCGGTCGCTGCGATAACACCTGCAGCAATCGCCACGTCCACACCGGCACCCGAATTCCCGGCAATTTCCTTCAGCGGGACCCCCATATCCGGAACCGCTCCTCTTAACGTGCAGTTCGAAGTGTCAACATCCGGGTCCCCGACATCCTGGTCATGGGATTTCGGTGACGGCGGTTCCAGCACAGAACGCGACCCCTCGTATTCGTATGTGATCCCCGGCACGTACACGGTTACCCTTACCGCGAAGTATCCGTATGGCAACAAACCGGTCACAAAGTCATCATACATCACGGTGACTGCAGGCTCACATTCTACCAGTTCCCCGATTCCACCCCTTATTCCACTGGGCGCAATCGGGATTGCAGGGTTTATCCTGATTGCGGGCAGGAAACGACTCTGA
- a CDS encoding DUF2178 domain-containing protein, translated as MNGCIAIILLAIFWYSMEIHNPLFIEAAFVIGVVIVYVVRKRVTDLIDDERSAKITGQATLRTFQVFWVGFSVLSIGAVMEILYIPEFSRERFLGRSLGVLTPRILGYYQLGLLCLMIFLYIGFRMYYARKYGDWESDEE; from the coding sequence ATGAACGGATGCATTGCCATCATCCTTCTTGCAATTTTCTGGTATTCGATGGAGATTCATAATCCTCTCTTCATCGAAGCTGCCTTTGTCATCGGGGTTGTGATCGTGTACGTGGTCCGGAAAAGGGTTACCGACCTGATCGATGATGAACGCAGTGCGAAGATCACCGGGCAGGCAACACTACGTACGTTCCAGGTTTTCTGGGTCGGGTTCTCTGTCCTCTCGATCGGAGCCGTCATGGAAATCCTCTATATCCCGGAATTTTCCCGGGAACGTTTCCTGGGACGGTCCTTAGGAGTCCTCACACCAAGGATACTGGGATACTACCAGCTGGGACTGCTCTGCCTGATGATCTTCCTTTACATCGGGTTCCGGATGTACTATGCCCGGAAATACGGGGACTGGGAATCCGATGAAGAATAA
- a CDS encoding thiamine-phosphate synthase family protein produces the protein MNDPAQERTLVLETLKSAMEQLEKSLNAVLIPPGGISFGYAIRGARDSGGIAAISGRISLTPCKSSPSGGTCAFGAEEEIARIILTAMKFDPRMRSAASLAYSSRVKTVLCDDLFLESASCRSGAGPTTSTMDWGIASCSRKGVPDVIFRDEQDPAGSRTILFGEKPADVLNNIIMCSKRI, from the coding sequence ATGAACGATCCTGCACAGGAACGCACGCTTGTACTTGAAACCCTGAAGAGCGCGATGGAGCAGCTTGAAAAAAGCCTCAACGCAGTCCTCATTCCCCCCGGGGGAATATCGTTCGGTTATGCTATACGGGGGGCGCGGGACAGCGGTGGAATCGCAGCGATATCCGGGCGGATCTCCCTTACTCCCTGCAAGAGTTCTCCCTCCGGTGGAACCTGTGCGTTTGGTGCAGAAGAAGAGATCGCCCGGATCATCCTGACGGCGATGAAGTTCGATCCACGGATGCGCAGTGCTGCCTCTCTTGCGTACTCATCGCGGGTAAAAACGGTACTGTGCGATGACCTGTTCCTTGAATCAGCATCCTGCCGGAGTGGCGCAGGTCCCACAACAAGCACGATGGACTGGGGTATTGCGTCCTGCAGCCGGAAGGGAGTACCTGACGTGATCTTCCGGGATGAACAGGATCCGGCCGGTTCCCGCACCATCCTCTTTGGTGAGAAACCGGCCGACGTTCTTAACAATATCATTATGTGCTCAAAACGCATTTAA
- a CDS encoding 30S ribosomal protein S17e, whose amino-acid sequence MGIKPSYIKSLGTELLAKQRDNFSNSFDENKQQLGASAVIGSKRVRNRVAGYITRKINTKRRS is encoded by the coding sequence ATGGGAATAAAACCGTCATACATAAAATCACTCGGTACAGAGCTTCTGGCCAAGCAGCGGGACAATTTCTCGAACAGCTTCGATGAGAACAAACAGCAACTCGGAGCATCAGCGGTTATCGGGAGCAAGCGTGTAAGGAATCGCGTCGCCGGATACATTACAAGAAAAATAAATACCAAAAGACGCTCATAA
- a CDS encoding helix-turn-helix transcriptional regulator, with amino-acid sequence MKNKIKVFRAMHDLTQEDLAEAIGVTRQTILAIENRKYIPSLDLVFRISRYFNVNVEDVFSYDEGHDTIDID; translated from the coding sequence ATGAAGAATAAGATCAAAGTCTTCAGGGCAATGCATGATCTCACGCAGGAAGATCTCGCAGAGGCCATCGGTGTAACCCGGCAGACTATCCTTGCGATCGAAAACAGAAAATACATTCCCTCGCTCGACCTGGTATTCAGGATCTCCCGGTACTTCAACGTAAACGTTGAAGATGTATTCAGTTATGATGAAGGCCACGATACGATCGACATAGATTGA